GGACGGATCCGGCTTGAGATATTTGAATAATCGAGCCTCATTCGGGCAAACATATTGCGAGTAAATTGATAGGTAGTCCGCAGGCTGAAAATATTATCATCGAACGCGGTTAGCTTCGTATCGTCGCGGATCAAACGCGTACGCGTGTAGTTGATCTGCATCTGCAAAGCACTCGTTGGCTGATACCGCACCGACGACTCAATATAAAGTTGGTTACCCGCTCCCGGATCGTATCCCGGTTCGGCCTCGGTACAGACGGCAAATTGCCCGCAGCGTTGATACCACGCCACATACGGAGCGCTCACACGGGGATATTTCGGGCCCGCACCGAAATCGTAGTCGAGATTGCCGCCGCTTTGGCTTATTACGAATGAGGCAAAGATCTGTTTTATCGGGTTTGCCTCAATAAACGCGTATTTCTCAAACCGGTTGGCAGATCGCTCGGAACTGGGCCCAAAGAACGCTCCGGGGCGCGTTGCGGTCCGATTCGGGCCGAACTCATGCTCAAAAACTCTTTCATAACCGAATTCGAGCCCGCCGCCGATAAAGATCTGCCGCTGAAGCCCGACCATGAATTGGTTGTTGGACTGCATGTTCTGCAGGCGGGCTTTCCAGTCGTAGTTAATGTTGGTCTGCGTAAAGACGCGTTTGAAAATTATCTGTTTTTTTGCGTCGCGGTCTGTTTGGTATTGGACGCGAGTTCCGAGATAGTTTGTATCGGTTCGGTTGGTAAATCCGACGTCAGCGCGGTAATCCGACGAACGCCCGAACGCCTGCAGATTCATGGACAGATTACGGCCCGACCTGTCGATACTTCCGAGATAGCCAAATCCATTACCTATCCGGTAAAGATTGCGGTTGAGGTCCGGATCGTAAAAAAATCTTTTCGAATATGTACCAACGACTTGAAACGTCGCGACCGTCTTTTGATCGAGCTTGAACCGGCCGTCAAAGCCCGCTGTATGGTTATGCCGCTCGATGAAATTGTAGGTTGTCGCGAAAAAGCCGATGTTGTTCTCGCGGCCGACATCGCGTTTGAATCGAAAAACACCAATGTCAGCATTTTTGTCCATGAATCTCTCGGTATTGCAGATGATTCCAGCGGTCGGATTCGCTGCACGGCGCTGTTGGCAGCTCAGCAAACTTTCCCGTTCATCGACCGAGTAATTGCCCGGGGCGTTGTCGGATGCAACCAGTATTCCGAACGTGTTCTTTCCTCGGCGGCCGGTGAGCTTTGCGGCTATATCGGGATCGACGATCGCGCGAGTATTCACAAGGTTGAGACTGCTCTGAAAAATATCGATGCGTTCTAAAAAGAAAGGGCGTTTTTCGGCAAAAAAGATAGGGAAGCGAACGTTCGCCGTGCTTACCGGTGCGTCGGCCTCGACCTGGGCAAAATCAGGATTGTAGGCAAAATCGAGCGTCACCGTCGGCGACAGGCTGAATTTTGCCGTCATGCCAAAATCGCCTTTCACGCCTTCGTTCACATATCTTCCGGCCGGATCGTTGTTGAACGTGAATCTAGACCGGCGTCCCGTCTCGCTGACCGTGAAACTCGGGTTCAGCTCGAGCTGCCGGGTTGTCGAGATCTCTTCGAGGCCGGTGATCTTACCGGTTTGGTTCAGCATTCCGTTGACGCTTCGGTTGAACGGCATCCAGGAATCGAGTTCGCTGTTGTTATATTTCACACGCCGAAAAATGTGAATGCCCCAATTCTTGCCTTTGCCGGCTTCGTAACGCAGAGATTTGAAGGGTATCGCGCCTTCTACGGTAAATCCGTCCTCGGTCAGGACGCCTTTTGATTCATAGACCAGGTCAACGCTGTAATTTTCACCGCGGCCCTCGGTCATTGTGCCGTCGCCCTGTATACCGAGCGGGTTAAAAAAGAAGATGTACGCCTGACGCTGATCGTTAAAGGTATCCAGGAAAACGCCGACATAATCATCGTTAAAGATGTTATCCCGGCGCGAAACAGTCGCCCTGACCGTACTGCGTTCCTGCTTGACCTTGAACGCGATATAGAGATTCTTCGCATCATAGGCCATCATGTATTCCATCGGATGCTTCGGAGCGACGTTGTCGCCGGGCTGTGTCTGGACAAAGTCGCCGAACAGGGCCGCATTTTTCCATATCGCGTCGTCCAAAACTCCGTCTATTACAGGAACCGCCTCGACACGCGGAATGCGAACGGCCGAATCCTTTCGGACATATGGCGACGGCGGGGAATCCGCGGCAATTACGCGGTCCTTTATCGGCGTAACCTCTTTTACATCAACTGCGACCTCAGCCGGAACCGGGGCCTGAGCCTGAGCCATTAGATTTTGGATCGTAGCAAAAAGTAGAAAGGCGAAGATTGAGATATTTCGAATGAAGGGGTATTGATTACTGCTCATGTTTTTCGTGCTCCGGATGATTACGGCTCGACGTTTATAAAATTGGATAGAAATTTGTTTCTCGGAAAAGAAACACCACCAATATAAAATTCGTGACAAAAAAATCGATTCTGACTAGAAATGCATTTTGGTCAGAGCCTTTCTCGAAGAATGGAATACGCGTTCGAGAATTTTAAGTTTCACGAACCTGAGTCTTTGTTATCTTTGCAAGGATGTTGGAAAGCGAGAATCGCGGTACAATGTTACAAAATTAGCATCCAGAACCAGTTTAGATACCCATATGAAAAAATACGTCCATGTACTCGTATTGCTCGTTTTGCTTACGGTCTCAGCCGCGTCACAAGCACCTTCTGAACGGCAGCGTTGGGAAGCCCAGGCGAAGAACATCACCATCACCCGCGATGATTGGGGCATCGCTCATGTTAAAGGCAAAACTGACGCCGACGCGGTCTTTGGAGCCATCTACGCCCAGGCAGAGGACGATTTTAACCGCATTGAAACAAACTACCTGAACTCGATCGGCCGCCTCGCCGAGGCTGAAGGCGAAAGGGCGATCTGGAGCGACCTGCGACAGAAACTATTCATCGATGAGCAGGAAATGAAACGGCTGTATTTCGAAAGCCCTGAATGGCTTAGAAAGCTTATGAACGCCTGGGCAGATGGGCTGAATTTTTACCTGGCGACCCATCCAAATGTAAAACCGCGGGTCATTGCGAAATTTGAACCGTGGATGCCGCTGACATTTAGTGAGGGAAGTATCGGCGGGGACATCGAGTCGATAGATCTGGGCCAGCTGCGGCAGTTTTATGACCAAAAGGGCTTTGTCGCAGTCAAAGAGCCGGAAGATCCGCTGAAAGAGCCTTCCGGTTCGAACGGAATCGCTATCTCGCCTTCGATCACCAAAAACAAAAAAGCTCTACTGCTGATCAATCCGCATACTTCTTTCTTTTTCCGCTCGGAACTTCAGATGACGAGTGACGAAGGCTTGAACGCTTATGGTGCGTCAACCTGGGGCCAGTTCTTTATTTATCAGGGATTTAATGAACGCCTCGGCTGGATGCACACGTCGAGCGAGGTTGACGCCATCGACGAGTGGTTGGAAACGGTGGTAAAGAAAGAGGACGGGACTTTCGCCTATATTCAGGGCGGCCGCGAACGAAAGGTTACCGGAAGGGAGATAGCTATTAAATTCAAAGCGGCCGGTGGGGCAATGACTGAGCGGAAATTTACGGCACTCTTCACACATCACGGCCCGATCGTTCGCTCGGAAGGTGCAAAACTTGTCTCGGTCGGCTTGATGAACGAGCCCGTAAAAGCGTTAATGCAGTCCTACGGCAGAACGAAAGCAAAAAACTACAACGAATTCAAAAAAGTGATGGAGCTTCAGGCAAACTCCTCTAACGCAACGCTTTACGCCGATGCCGACGGTAACAATGCCTATTTTCACCCGAACTTTGTTCCAAGACGTGATCCGAAATTCGACTGGACAAAACCCGTTGACGGCAGCGATCCCGCGACCGATTGGAAAGGCTTGCTCTCGTTTAACGAACTCCCGAACATTAAAAATCCAGCCAGCGGTTGGGTTTACAATAGCAACAATTGGCCGTGGTCTGCTGCCGGGCCGAGCAGTCTAAAACAGGCGGATTTTCCGAAATATGTTGACAACGGTGTCGAGTCCGCCCGCGGCCGTCACGCGATCCGGGTTTTGAAGGACAAGAAGGATTTTACTCTTGAGAGTCTGAACGCCGCTGCCTACGATAGCTATATGCCGTGGTTTGAGACGACGCTCCCGGCTCTTACAAAGGCCTGGGACGCTCTGCCATCGTCAGATCCAACAAAGGCAGCGTTGGCAGAACAGATCGCTTTATTGAAAAATTGGGATCTTCGTTGGTCGGTGAATTCCGTTCCCACATCGCTCGGGGTTTTTTGGGCGGACGACCTGGTTCGAAGCGTAGGTATGTCCGCGAGGCAATCCGGAATGGGATTAGAAGAATATATAGCTACAAAGGCGGCACCAGATCAACTGTTGAGGTCGCTAGCCGCCGCCTCTGACAGACTCAAGGCCGATTTCGGCTCCTGGAAAACGGCGTGGGGCGAGATCAATCGCTTTCAGCGATTGACCGACGACATCGTTCATCCGTTCAACGATGCGGCACCGAGCATTCCGGTCGGATTTGCATCAGGAAATCTCGGTTCGCTGGCGTCGTTCGGGGCCAGGCCGTTTCGCGGTTCGAAAAAATGGTATGGAACGAGTGGGAATAGTTTTGTCGCGGTTGTTGAATTCGGCAAAACAGTTCGAGCAAAAGCCGTTACAGCCGGCGGCGAAAGCGGCGATCCTAAGTCGAAGCACTTCAACGATCAGGCCGAAAGATACAGCACGGGAAACCTGCGGGAAGTTTACTTCTATCCGGCGCAGCTAAAAGGGAAGATCGAACGGCAGTATCAGCCGGGAAAATAATAGTTCAGGAGCTGTAACGGCCAGTGTATCCGCCGACGGATTTGGGAATGCCGTGGGGCTTTTTAACAAGGCCTTTTACGGCAGCCAGACTGTTTTCAAATGAATTCGGGTCATTTTGCGGATCACAATGGACCGCGCGGTCGTCGATAAAGGCGGCCGCTCGCGGTTTTCCCTGGCCGGTATAGACGTCGGTGTAGGGAAATCCATGTTTTTCCAGCCAGTCGATCACCTTGATTCTGAGTTGGGCGGGCGTGATTCGCGAGCCTTCGAGTACGTCCTGAGCACAGCGGGAGGTAAAGACGGTGATATCGGCGATCTTTGCCAGTTTTTTGGAAAATTCCAAAGCTCCGGGTACGGGATCGCCAAAATGATCGACACCCTTCCACTTGTCATATTGAGCTAGAACGCCGTCCAGATCGACGCAAACGCGTGGCTTTTGTTTGACCGTCGCGACCTTAGGCTGGGGCGCAGCTACCAGCGTTTCTTTGGTTTTCTTCTTCTTTAGTTTTGGTAATTTAGACGGCTTCGTTGAAAGTACTACTTCAATAGCCTCACCGCCCTCAAGCCATTCATTCTCGCCGGCGATGGCGTCGAAATTGTAGACGCGTGTGTAATGATGCCGCGTGTGGTGTCTGCCGGGCGTCCGGAGTGTGTAAGGCAGATCGTCCGGGCCGACGACACGCTTTGGAGGGAACTGCTCGGGCTTTCGCTCGAGGCCAAGTTCTTTCCAGTCCGATCGGAGGTTATCGGCAAAATCGTAAACTTCAGCAAGCGGATATTCTTTGTCCAGCAAAACCCACACATGATAACCGCCCGAGCCGTTCGAATCGAACAGCATCGGATCCATTCCCATTTCGCGCAAACGCTCGGCCCAATCGAGAGCCGCTTCAAAATTAGCCTCAGCGACCTCGTCCGCATTCGGCATGCTCGGATCGTGCAGATCGACATCGATCGCGAACCATTTGCAGGTAGAATGATCGCTGATCGAATGCAGCCCGATGAGATGTGCCGGCGATTTGGCAGAAAAATGGCGGTTAAGCTTGTTCAGCGTGACCATGTCGGTCCCAAGTTTTCGCCGCTCAGCAACGGGCAGCATCACGACGCTGATCTTGCCGTCTTTGAGCGTGTACTGGCTCCAAACATCACGGCGGTTCACCAGCCGCTCCATCGCCCATTCCGCCAGATCGTCCGCATAGCGAACCCACTCCTGCGCGATCCACATGAGGCGTTTGTTGTCGGCAAATTCGTAAAATGGTGCGGCCATAACCGTTCAGAGTTCAAGCTTTAGCTTGTTCATTCCCCAACTCAGAGACCAGCTAAAGCTGGAACTCTAAACCTATCCCACCTTATCCCAACCTGTAATAAATATCTTCTTTCCCCAGTCGTCAAACATCTGCTTCGCCGCGCGTTCGCTGTTGGTGATCTTGATCTCGCGTTCTAGTGG
This sequence is a window from Acidobacteriota bacterium. Protein-coding genes within it:
- a CDS encoding penicillin acylase family protein, translating into MKKYVHVLVLLVLLTVSAASQAPSERQRWEAQAKNITITRDDWGIAHVKGKTDADAVFGAIYAQAEDDFNRIETNYLNSIGRLAEAEGERAIWSDLRQKLFIDEQEMKRLYFESPEWLRKLMNAWADGLNFYLATHPNVKPRVIAKFEPWMPLTFSEGSIGGDIESIDLGQLRQFYDQKGFVAVKEPEDPLKEPSGSNGIAISPSITKNKKALLLINPHTSFFFRSELQMTSDEGLNAYGASTWGQFFIYQGFNERLGWMHTSSEVDAIDEWLETVVKKEDGTFAYIQGGRERKVTGREIAIKFKAAGGAMTERKFTALFTHHGPIVRSEGAKLVSVGLMNEPVKALMQSYGRTKAKNYNEFKKVMELQANSSNATLYADADGNNAYFHPNFVPRRDPKFDWTKPVDGSDPATDWKGLLSFNELPNIKNPASGWVYNSNNWPWSAAGPSSLKQADFPKYVDNGVESARGRHAIRVLKDKKDFTLESLNAAAYDSYMPWFETTLPALTKAWDALPSSDPTKAALAEQIALLKNWDLRWSVNSVPTSLGVFWADDLVRSVGMSARQSGMGLEEYIATKAAPDQLLRSLAAASDRLKADFGSWKTAWGEINRFQRLTDDIVHPFNDAAPSIPVGFASGNLGSLASFGARPFRGSKKWYGTSGNSFVAVVEFGKTVRAKAVTAGGESGDPKSKHFNDQAERYSTGNLREVYFYPAQLKGKIERQYQPGK
- a CDS encoding carbohydrate binding family 9 domain-containing protein is translated as MSSNQYPFIRNISIFAFLLFATIQNLMAQAQAPVPAEVAVDVKEVTPIKDRVIAADSPPSPYVRKDSAVRIPRVEAVPVIDGVLDDAIWKNAALFGDFVQTQPGDNVAPKHPMEYMMAYDAKNLYIAFKVKQERSTVRATVSRRDNIFNDDYVGVFLDTFNDQRQAYIFFFNPLGIQGDGTMTEGRGENYSVDLVYESKGVLTEDGFTVEGAIPFKSLRYEAGKGKNWGIHIFRRVKYNNSELDSWMPFNRSVNGMLNQTGKITGLEEISTTRQLELNPSFTVSETGRRSRFTFNNDPAGRYVNEGVKGDFGMTAKFSLSPTVTLDFAYNPDFAQVEADAPVSTANVRFPIFFAEKRPFFLERIDIFQSSLNLVNTRAIVDPDIAAKLTGRRGKNTFGILVASDNAPGNYSVDERESLLSCQQRRAANPTAGIICNTERFMDKNADIGVFRFKRDVGRENNIGFFATTYNFIERHNHTAGFDGRFKLDQKTVATFQVVGTYSKRFFYDPDLNRNLYRIGNGFGYLGSIDRSGRNLSMNLQAFGRSSDYRADVGFTNRTDTNYLGTRVQYQTDRDAKKQIIFKRVFTQTNINYDWKARLQNMQSNNQFMVGLQRQIFIGGGLEFGYERVFEHEFGPNRTATRPGAFFGPSSERSANRFEKYAFIEANPIKQIFASFVISQSGGNLDYDFGAGPKYPRVSAPYVAWYQRCGQFAVCTEAEPGYDPGAGNQLYIESSVRYQPTSALQMQINYTRTRLIRDDTKLTAFDDNIFSLRTTYQFTRNMFARMRLDYSNISSRIRPQFVLGWTPSPGTAIYAGYNDDLNYRGYNPYTGQQEPGLTGNGRSFFIKMSYLFRKSF